The window AAatccacaaaaacacacatttaaagctcactctctctctctctctctctctctctctctctctctctctctctctctctcctctctctctctctctctctctctctctctctctctctctctctttctccatgTTCCTCCCTCTTTCTTACCTAGCAATCTCACACTTGTTGACTTCTAGCCCTCTCTTGGGCATGTACCCCAGGCCTCTCTGAGACTCCTTGCTGGTGTACATGGAGAGGTAGTGAATGTAGGGCTGCTCGTCAGTGATCTCAAAGTACCGGATACTGCTGTCCCcctgtgagaggagagagagagagagagacatacatcAGACTTTAAttaacaatacagaaaaaaaaaaactttttacctTCAAACTGTCGTGTGTGTGCTTCAgtgtcagtgtatctcagtgtgtgtgtctcactctaactgtgtgtatctcagtgtatatATCTCAGTGCGTGTTCGAGTGTTCTTTTAACCCCTACCTTGCCACACAGATATACGATGCCAGTGTCAGGGTCAAAGAAGGGCAGCAGCACTCCACTGCTGGTGTCCAACTCCTGCAGAGTCAGAGGCTCCTCCAAGTTTTTCTGAGCAAGAACAAAACATTGAGAAGTGCAATATTGCAGTACAgagactgtgcagtgcagtagAGACAGTGCAGTTCAGTAcagacagtgcagtacagtgcagtgcagttcagtagagacagtgcagtacagtgcagtgcagttcagtagagacagtgcagtacagtgcagtgcagttcagtagagacagtgcagtacagtgcagtgcagttcagtagagacagtgcagtacagtgcagtgcagttcagtAGAGACAGTGCAGTATAGTGCAGTGCAGTTCAGTAGAGACAGTGCAGTATAGTGCAGTGCAGTTCAGTAgagacagtgcagtgcagtgcagttcagtagagacagtgcagtacagtgcagtgcagtataggCCAGTGGTTTtcaagaaaaatcctgtaatggcggacaatgcttttttttttttgttttagtagttTGTGAGTGACTTAGAAATGAAATCAGCAAAGTTGactctcctttcaaataaaaccatagCCGTACTGGTGcgcgtttcctttctgttgggcgagggTAACTCTTTAAAGACCCagctggctgctgacagtgagtgagtgctgagcgcacacatggctaacttacatatttaaatataaggTGGTGGTGACAGAGACTACAGGCTAAGAAAAACCAAAAAGGACACTCAAAGATTGTCAGTGCATGATGATGCTTCTTTTAACAATGCGTAGCATTTACAGGTTAGTTTACTTACTGGAGTTTAATCATTGTTAGTAGTTTAattagttcagtgttttatctaccTTTCCGTTTTTAAATAACCGTATTATTGAGTTGCGCAGGCAGCTGTGCAGCCCTGCTTAGACAGTGACGCCGATAAGAACTCCAGTCTGGACAGATGTTTCAGGAAGTTACTGTGTGGGTACGGTTCCATGGCGATGCTGGTATAACAATGCCAGTGTGAACAGGGCAGAAGACTGTGAAATCACTCTCTCGTTCTGCGCTGGAGCGACACAACTAATCTTCACTTGCGatgcttttatgtgttttttcattattatttgattCATTAAAGACCTCCTTTGCCGCTGAACGCATTACCTTACGCCTTTGTTTGAAGAAATGCCCGAGTTTTGTTGGCAATATCTTTTGATTTTATTTGGAACTAGTTctgtttttcagaagcataacctgtttttggactcttaATTTGGTCTAGTTTCGGCATACTTATTGGAGACTTATTGGGATAATTTTACACAGCATTTTTAGTTTGGtgcttttgacattttattttgttcgtTTTTAACAAgggttttccatttacagtacttaatctagaaatttaaaaagttactttgtcctgttttcataggtatattatgactaggggtctacttaaatcgctgaCAGTTTATAGATAGGTTAAGGAATAAAACTAGGattttgcggacctgtttaaacattataaaccgaagtagataatatttcagagcactataaaaaagCCTacaaatagtggtacttgcttccttactaaaacagagtgctatcatttgttaaaggcaagcatgctaTTGCTGCAGACGTTCTCTGACTCTGTGGTGTGAAGACTCATACATTGTACCAAATCGAAAGAAAGAAATGTGCCTATTCAGGTATAAAATCCTAACTGCgcttaaaaagtaagcagcaggttgtttgaagcgaggaggctgtgctggatcgtaccagcagtgctgatttaacttgaaTACAAGCAACAGGAACACATTGTCCTCGCTGACGTTCAAGGTTGTTTTCTGaaagcagttttgttttactttgtttagcagcctctgtagtagccttttgtttaatgtgagATTCTGAAGCTTTTCTCCAAAGTTGCATTGCAAGACGTGCAAAACAATtcacctccatctgcatgtaaagtttctttgggGAAATTTGTTGACACGATCctccttttttttgctttgccatTCGTTTtaggtattttacctccaatgctggaAGCCAGactttagcaacctaaatcaaattAACAATGCAGCGCTGACTTTCCCACCTCCTGCTGTACAGCACAGgacacagaaaagccagtacagacgcaccgATAGGcagattaaaacatcactgtcatgtGAACAAGAAATTTATTGTcgaagtaatatttatttatttatttatttattttatgttctttgtttattttttcccccccaaagtggaatgcacacaggacggcgaaaAAAAAGCCTACATGCAGAATTAAGACCGGTAGTGTGCGTTGCTGGTGAGGTGCAGCAGTTCATTTAAATTGGGtttcttctctttttctctcGGTACTAGTCCAGTATGCATTAGCCCCCAGAAAGACTAGAATTTCacagtgacccctcaatttccagATTTCCAGGAAATCCCTaattaggtagacccctagttatgACCCTAAATCAGAGCGGTAGGCTACATTATTTGGAAGGGGGTACGAGGCCTAAAACTTTTCAAAACCAATGTTATAGACAATACAATGCAGTGTAGTAGAGGCAGTGCAGTGTAGTAGAGGCAGTGCAGTACAGAGACAGTGTGTGTAGCTCAGTACTCACTGGGTCCCACAGCGCCACCTGTCTTTCACTCATGCGATTGAAACCAGTTGTCAGGATCTTCCCCTCCGACACAAAGATCGCGCGCACAGGACGACTGCCCTCGTGGGGCTTGTCTTTCTCCTGGAGAGGAAAGGGGAGATAGAGAGAGCAGAGGGGAAGAGATGAGGAGACAAACATTATTCCTGCTCCCACTGTATTACAATGTGCAGTAAATGGACACACATTGTTACACAAGTTCTGAATGATCTAGCGTTGAATGTCTTTCACATATTCGATGCTGCTAAGTGGATATTTAATCAAACCGCGTTGCATAAAGCAGAGGCAGATGGGTAATTGTGGTTCAAAGAGGGGCTGTCGAACTGTGTCTCCACTCACCAGCACCACACTGTGAGTGTGGGCTGTGTCTCCACTCACCAGCACCACACTGTGAGTATGGACTATGTCTCCACTCACCAGCACCACACTCCCTTTGCGTGGATCGATGATGCGAATCTTCTTGTCCTTGCAGGCCGTGACGATCTGGCTGCCCGTGTCGTTCCAGCTGGCACTGTAGATCATGTCGGTGTGCATGGAGTCCAGCGTGATCACTGGCTCACCACAAGCCACATTCCAGATGATCACCACGTTATCACAGCCTGAAACGCACGCACTGACAGAGTCAACggcacaatacacacacacacacactcacgcacacacactgccagccaCAGCCCTATAACAGAATGGCTGGGACATTTATCACTCCTTTTATCACACTCCAACCCCTCACTTGTGTATCACAGTGTGTATCTCGGTGTTCATCtcattaatgtagactaggaatagcagaggacctaatactgatccctgtggaactccactggttaccacactccattctgaggtttctcctctaatcagtactttctgttttctacatgttaaccactccctaatccatgtacatgtgtttccttgaatcccaactgcgttcagtttgagaattaatcttttatgcgggactttgtcaaaagctttctggaaatctatataaaccatgtcatatgctttgcaattatccattatcgatgttgcatcctcaaaaaaatcaagcaggttagttagacacgatctccctttcctaaaaccatgttgactgtctcccaggatactgttaccatataggtaattttccattttgaatcttattatagtttccataagtttgcatataatagaagtcaggcttactggtctgtagaaaccaggttcagttttgtttccctttttgtggatcggtattacgtttgcaattctccagtctgtcggtacaacccctatACCAAgtgactgctgcatgatcttggttagcggtttgtaaattacttctttcatttctttgagtactactgggaggatccggcccaggggatttgtttattttaagagctcctagttcctttaacacttctgcctcagttatgctaaaagttatttaaaactggataggaatctctgtttcataccttcatagtttgcttttctaaaattataaaccttagctttagtcattacttttggggttttaaaaaagcacttcaaatgagaccatgttgtggtctgagtttgctagtggttctctgacctctgttttagttattctgtcttcattatttgaaaagactaaatcaaggcatgcctccccagTGTTTATCTCGGTGTATCTcagtgtatgtctcagtgtgtgtctcagtgtatctcagtgtgtctcagtgtatctcagtgtgtctcagtgtatctcagtgtgtctcagtgtatctcagtgtgtctcagtgtatctcagtgtatgtctcagtgtgtctcagtgtatctcagtgtgtctcagtgtatctcagtgtgtatctcagtgtgtgtctcagtgtgtctcagtgtatctcagtgtatctcagcatgtctcagtgtatctcagcatgtctcagtgtgtctcagtgtgtctcagtgtgtatctcagtgtatctcagtgtatctcagtgtgtctcagtgtgtgtctcagtgtgtatctcagtgtgtgtctcagtgtatctcagcaTGTCTCAgtatctctcagtgtgtctcagcgtgtgtctcagtatgtgtctcagtgtgtctcagtgtgtctcatcgtgtctcagtgtgtcagtgtgtctcagtgtgtctcagtgtatttcTCGGGGtgtctgtgtatttcagtgtgtatctcagtgtaccTGCACTCAGAAGCACGTTGTGAGCTGTGGGGTGCCAGCTCAGGATCCCCACACGTTTGGAGTGCCCCTCCAGTGTGACCACGGGCTCTGTGACTGGCCGAGTCAGACCCCCATCCGGGATCTCCCAGATCTgaagagacaggcaggcaggcagacagacaggcaggcaggcaggcagacagacaggcaggcaggcaggcaggcaggcagacaggcaggcaggcaggcaggcaggcaggcagacagacaggcaggcaggcaggcaggcaggcaggcaggcagggacaGGCAGACAGGTAGGCAGGCAgacgtccgtccgtccgtccctcTGTCCGTCCGTCTGTCCCGTCgtcccaggcaggcaggcaggcaggcaggcaggcaggcatggtCTGTCCGTACGTCAGTCCGTCCAGTCTGTCCGGCCAGTCTGTCTGTCCGATCTcatcaggcaggcaggcaggcaggcaggcaggcaggcaggcaggcaggcaggcaggcagggagacaggcaggcaggcaggcaggcaggcagacaggctcTGTTATTTAGTATTCATCGTCATTGTTATTGCAGATACACTGTACTGGGGGGTATGGTTGGGTGGGTTTATAGGGAGTGTCAAAAGGGTCTACAGGCTGTCTTTATGGGTtgtttacagtgcctataggggTGGGCTTCATATGGTCTATAGGGTGTGTCTATAGGGGTACATATGATCTACGGGGTGTCTCTATAGGGGTTCACGGGGTCTATAGGGTGTGTCTATAGTGTTCACAGGGTCTATAGGGTGTGTCAGTAGGGGTTCACGGGGTCTATAGGGTGTGTCAGTAGGGGTTCACGGGGTCTATAGGGTGTGTCAGTAGGGGTTCACCGGATCTATAGGGTGTGTCAGTAGGGGTTCACGGGGTCTATAGGGTGTGTCAGTAGGGGTTCACGGGGTCTATAGGGTGTGTCAGTAGGGGTTCACGGGGTCTATAGGGTGTGTCAGTAGGGGTTCACGGGGTCTATAGGGTGTGTCAGTAGGGGTTCACGGGGTCTATAGGGTGTGTCAGTAGGGGTTCACGGGGTCTATAGGGTGTGTCAGTAGGGGTTCACGGGGTCTATAGGGTGTGTCAGTAGGGGTTCACAGGGTCTATAGGGTGTGTCAGTAGGGGTTCACGGGGTCTATAGGGTGTGTCAGTAGGGGTTCACGGGGTCTATAGGGTGTGTCAGTAGGGGTTCACGGGGTCTATAGGGTGTGTCAGTAGGGGTTCACGGGGTCTATAGGGTGTGTCAGTAGGGGTTCACAGGGTCTATAGGGTGTGTCAGTAGGGTCTCACCATGACGGTGCAGTCCTCTGAGCCACTGGCGATGATGTTGTCGTTGTGCGGACACCACTCAATATCAAGAACAGGACCGGTGTGACCACAGACCAGCGGCTGAGACATATCAACACGCCCcgtctgagagaggagagaggagacagggttaaacacagagagagagagagagagagagagagagagagagagagagagagagagagagaggagagagggttaaacacagagagagagagagagagagagagagagaagagaggagacagggttaaacacagagagagagagagagagagagagagagagagagagaggagagaattcTGTTGTCCCaatttgtgtctctctctctctctctctctctctcctgtcccaATTGGAtgtcatagagagagagagagagagagaggagagaggagaggaggaggagagagagagagagagagagagagagagagagaggagacaagagagagagagagagagagagagagagagagagagagagagagagagagagacagagagagggagagagagagagagagagagagagagagaggagagagagaggagagagagagagagacacagagagagagagagagagagagagagaagagagaggagacagggttaaacacaagaagagagagagagagagagaggagacagggttaaacacagagagagagagagagagagagaagagagagagagacactctctactctttcctctctctccaatTTGGTGTGACGTCAGGgttagatagagagagagagagagagagaggagagagagagagagagagagggtgttatttgtacagagagagaggagagagagagagaagagagagaggagagagagagagagagagagagagagagagagagaggagagacgggttaaacacagagagagagagagagagagagagggttaaaacagagagagagagagagagagagagatgagacagGACCAAGtttttgtgtctctctctctctctctctcctatctcaATGTTGTTGTCCCAATTTGTGTCTAAAaacacagagatagagagagagagagagagagagagagagagagagagagagagagagagagagagagagagagagagagagagagagagagagagagagagaggagagagagagagtcccaaTGGTGTGTGTCTCTacgctctctctatctctctctatctctcccaatgttgtgtcagagagagagagagagagagagaggagagagaaacacagagaaagagagagagagagagagagaggagacagggttaAAGTGTTCCTCAaattgtgttctctctctctctctatcttccCACCTCTCTGTACAaatttgtgtctctctctctctctctctctctatctcctcctATGATaccaaaaacacagagagagagagagagagagagagagacacagccaATCTGTTAGCTTGTGTCAATTTTTGTGtctcctctctatctctatccTCTCATCTACCGCTCTCTAATTCTTACCCCATCTCAGCTCTAGTACTTCTGGATCTcatctctctgtctccctctatATCATCTGTCTTCTCCCATATGTGTATCtctctatagagagagagagagacgagagagtttttatgtgtgtctcctctctctctctcttctcttacTTATCTCCTCACTTCCCTGACTCCATGGGTGTCTATCTCTTGGACTCTACTCTCCAGTTTATCACATGGTCTACATTTTGTAGGTGTGGtgtctggagagagagagagaaggagagagagagagagaaggagactGAGGttcacacagatacagacacggGTAAAAGGGGTCAAATACACAGATTAACTTCCAGCATGGCCTGTTTGGAGTAATTCATTATTAAACTtagtctaacacacacacacacacacacagataagaTGCACACATTTCACATAGAGTCAGTGAGTCTCAGAGTATTCAGAGTCACATAGAGTGTAGAGTTCGCACAGGGTGTCAATCACAGAGTCACACCAGAGTCACAAGGTGCTCATAGAGTCAGATTCAGAGTCACAAGTGTGTCACAGGTGTTCAGTGTCAGAGTAAAGAGTCACACAGAGTCCCATGGGCAACAGAGTCTCACAAAAGTCTCATAGAGGTAAACATAGAGTCCCATAAGTCACACAGGTCTCACAGTGTCTCCAGTGTAGTCACATAGGGTCACTCAGAGGTCTCAGGTGTATCTCAGTGGTACAGAGTATCAGAGTCACATAGAGTATCATGAGTAGCACACAGGTCTTCACACAAGAGTCACATAGAGTCACAGAAGTACACAGAGTCACACAGGTagttgtgtctcagtgtgtctcagtgtgtctcagggtgtctcagtgtgtctcagtgtgtctcagtgtatctcagtgtgtctcagggtgtctcagtgtgtctcagcgtgtctcagtgtgtctcagtgtgtctcagtgtatctcagtgtgtctcagtgtgtctcagtgtgtgtctcagcgtgtatttcagtgtatgtctcagtgtgtctcagcgTGTCTCAGATCTCCTCGCACAGAGTCATAGAGTACACAGTGCACAGAGCAACAAGAGTGTAGAGTCTCAGTGTAGAGTCTCATACACAAAGAGTCACAGTGAGTCGTCCAGAGTCGTAGTGTCTGCAGAGTACAATTCAGTCGTAGTCCCATAAAGTCATACAGAGTCTTACAGGAAGTCGTCGAGTGTAGTCTCAGTACAGTGTCTCAGTGTATTCAGTCTAGTGTAACCATCTCGAATTTTCTGTATTTTCGATAGGGAaatgtctcagtgtgtctcagcgtgtctcagtgtatctcagtgtgtgtctcagcgtgtatttcagtgtatgtctcagtgtgtctcagcaCACAGAGTCAgatgaatttaatttaattttaagaaaGCCTTTCAAACATGCCGGCTgcttcctcctccccctccccctccctccgtccctcgcTTCTCAGCATCATACAGCTAACAAAACCACTTCATCTTTTCAATATTACCACTTCCTGTACCAGAGCCACAAAAAGCTTATCTCCTTTTaaggtaaagcatagtaaagctgAGACAAGCATTGTAGAGCACAAAAAACAAGGGCTTATTGTAAGAGGAAGGAGAGGgaaaggagggaggaggagagggatagCTGGAAAggtagggagggaggagggggtggagtGTATTTTGGTCTCTCTCTCACCTTGCTCAGCGGCAGCACCATGAAGGCCCCACCCCCGCTGGCCTCCACGATCATGGCCACAAATTTGGGGTTGACGGTGCAGAAGTTGCTGTCCCACGTCATCTGAGAGATGCGGACGTCATCGTAGCACTGATCAGCCTTCACCGCCTGACCAAACACATGCCGGAACTTACTGGAGCGCACCACCTTCGGAGCCATCGTACTGGGAGCACTCTCTTGTGTACCACTGGACTGTAACACTGGTGCGCCCTCGTGACCATCTCTTTAGACTGCCAGCCCTGTGTTATACCTGACCCCTAGTTGACCTCTCTTTGGTCCCCTTGTGTTTAATCCTGCCCGTCATGGTGACACGGGGGAACACATTAGGGACCGGGAGCACTGGGAGAGAAACACAGGGGAACACATTAGGGACTGGGAGCACTGGGAGAGAAACACAGGGGAACACATTAGGGACTGGGAGCACTGGGAGAGAAACACAGGGGAACACATTAGGGACTGGGAGCACTGGGAGAGAAACACAGGGGAACACATTAGGGACTGGGAGCACTGGGAGAGAAACAGGGGAACACATTAGGGACTGGGAGCACTGGGAGAGAAACACAGGGGAACACATTAGGGACTGGGAGCACTGGGAGAGAAACAGGGGAACACATTAGGGACTGGGAGCACTGGGAGAGAAACACAGGGGAACACATTAGGGACTGGGAGCACTGGGAGAGAAACACAGGGGAACACATTAGGGACTGGGAGCACTGGGAGAGAAACACAGGGGAACACATTAGGGACTGGGAGCACTGGGAGAGAAACACAGGGGAACACATTAGGGACTGGGAGCACTGGGAGAGAAACACAGGGGAACACATTAGGGACTGGtgtacagctgtgaccaaaagttttgcatcatctagaattttaggattgaggtaaactttaaaatatataaaatatatatatatgaacataatttagatttttatttaacatcatgtaatcaaataaacgaaaaaataatttatatattttatttcacatcaaAAAAGAAACGACAAAATACGCAAAAGGAAACCATAAtactggtacagtatttcatgttagattttgaaatgtcacatgtttcaatttttgtcagttttcagttaagtatatggaaaactgcaaagcggtgtgtaactcagtgttaaggtaacattattcagcagggttcatgcgactttatgaagcaaaatgagttcattttatagcgtgatgcaaaacttttggccagagctgtagactaGGAGAGATGGTCATTAGAGgaacaattttatttaatttttttctgaatcatcaaaacacagcactAATTCACCAGCCTCTCAGTCCTGCCTTTCACCTTTCTCTGGAACCTGGGTTCCAATCTAGAGAGGGTAGGTGatgcagagagagacaggctgTATACCCTTCACTCTGTACCAGGAGACTGATGCTCCAATGAAATGGCGacgtttttagttttaaactttAGTTTGCTTCTTGAGAAATTCAGCGtgaaactttacaaaaaaaaaaaaaaaaaacaggaagtttGCAGCTGAGTGTCTCTGCAGGACTAAAGTTAGAGCTGAAACTGATAAACCAGAAGAATAAACCTCAAGCCTTCCTGTGAACTGCACAGCAAAACCAAAAACGTTTCTCAGACACCAGGAGATACTGCAAACATAacagaaaagagagagaaagaaacaaaactaCTTATAAGGACATAATCTGGCAGATGAATCAAACCTCCTATTTCCGTAATGAAAGGGACAACTTTCACAGTCAAATCCAGTGCGGGGTGGGGTCATTAAAACAGGTCAATAAGACTCTAAATAACACCTCATTTTAAGGCCACATCACTATTAAGACAGTCCTGATTTGCTCCTGTTGACAGCAGTGTAAAGCCTCCTTCATTAAGGTCATCCCTGTGTAtagttttcccccatgctttttccatggttatacgatttactgtagtttaccctggtttgccatgtttttttttgtaatatgctttaccagacctctctgtgctttacaatgcttccctatgctttaccagacctctctgtgctttacaatgcttccctatgctttaccagacctctctgtgctttacaatgcttccctatgctttaccagacctctctgtgctttacaatgctttcctatgctttaccacacctctctgtgctttacaatgcttccctatgcctctctgtgct is drawn from Polyodon spathula isolate WHYD16114869_AA chromosome 55, ASM1765450v1, whole genome shotgun sequence and contains these coding sequences:
- the LOC121307348 gene encoding coronin-1A-like, producing MAPKVVRSSKFRHVFGQAVKADQCYDDVRISQMTWDSNFCTVNPKFVAMIVEASGGGAFMVLPLSKTGRVDMSQPLVCGHTGPVLDIEWCPHNDNIIASGSEDCTVMIWEIPDGGLTRPVTEPVVTLEGHSKRVGILSWHPTAHNVLLSAGCDNVVIIWNVACGEPVITLDSMHTDMIYSASWNDTGSQIVTACKDKKIRIIDPRKGSVVLEKDKPHEGSRPVRAIFVSEGKILTTGFNRMSERQVALWDPKNLEEPLTLQELDTSSGVLLPFFDPDTGIVYLCGKGDSSIRYFEITDEQPYIHYLSMYTSKESQRGLGYMPKRGLEVNKCEIARFYKLHERKCEPIVMTVPRKSDLFQEDLYPDTAGPEPSVEADDWFAGRDGGRILISLRDGFVATKTREFKVNKTLLAKTTTTARPSIEASDLQSVIDELKKLKTVVEEHNKRICELEKKVEK